From the genome of Cytophagales bacterium WSM2-2:
GCTTACCCTGAGATGATCAAGGGTTCAATGCTTTCGGATGCTATTTTAACGATGAGTAGCATGAATGTGATTGCAGGAGAACTGGACGCATAAATTTATTGAGAATAGCGATGATTGAATTTTCAAAAGAAGCGAAAGCAAAAGCAGATCAGATCATTGGCCGTTATCCGCAAGGAAAACAAAAGTCGGCTATGCTTCCGTTGTTGCATTTGGCTCAATCTGAATTTGACGGCTGGCTCAGCCCGGAAGTAATGGACTATGTTGCGTCCCTGATGGCTGTGAAACCGATTGAGGTATACGAAGTGGCAACATTTTACTCGATGTTCAATACGAAACCAGTAGGTAAGTGCTTACTCGAAGTATGCCAAACAAGTTCTTGCTGGTTGCGTGGATCGAACGAGATTGTTGATCACATCAGGAGAAAGTTGAACATAGAAGTTGGAGAAACAAGTGCAGACGGCATGTTTACTTTAAAGACAGTAGAGTGCCTTGGTTCTTGCGGAACAGCACCAATGCTTCAGTGTGGTGCCGATTTTCATGAGAATCTTACGGTAGAGAAAGTGGATGCGCTCATTGATGAATTGAAAAATAAAAAGGAAAGAAGCTCATATTTAAAATCGTTAGTTCTTAATAGTTAGTCATAAGAATGATCAACTAATTAACGGACAACGAATAACGAAATAACATGGGAAGGAAATTACTCTTAGAACATATCAACGAACCGGGTATTCAAACTTTTGAAGTTTACCGGAAGAAGGGGGGCTATTCGTCAGTTGAAAAAGCACTGAAGACGATGAAGCCAGATGATGTTACTGAAGAAGTAAAGAAGTCAGGATTGCGCGGTAGAGGAGGAGCTGGTTTCCCGGCAGGGATGAAGTGGAGTTTCATCGATAAGAAATCAGAGAAGCCTCGTTACCTTGTTTGCAATGCAGACGAAAGTGAGCCGGGCACATTCAAAGACAGGTATTTGATGGAGAAGATTCCCCACATTTTGATTGAGGGAATGATCACATCAAGCTATGCACTCGGAGCAAAAACATCATATATCTACATCCGTGGTGAGTACATGTACATCGTCCGGATTTTGGAAAAGGCCATTGAAGAGGCTTATGCAAACGGATTTCTTGGTAAGAATATTTTAGGAACAGACTATTCACTTGACCTGTATGTTCATCCGGGTGCAGGTGCTTATATCTGCGGAGAAGAAACTGCTTTGCTGGAATCATTAGAAGGCAAGCGTGGCAATCCGCGTTTGAAACCTCCATTCCCTGCTATTGCTGGTTTGTATGCTTGCCCCACGGTAGTTAACAATGTTGAGACGATTGCGGCTGTTGTTCCAATCATAAACATGGGAGGGGACGAGTATTCAAAAATCGGTGTAGGAAAAAGCACAGGAACGAAATTGATTTCTGCTAGCGGGCATATCAACAAGCCTGGTGTTTATGAAATAGAACTAGGCCTGCCCGTAGAGGAATTTATATTCTCAGAGGAATATTGCGGAGGAATATGGAAAGATCGCAGAATGAAAGCTGTTGTTGCCGGAGGCTCATCCGTTCCAATTCTCCCTGCTAATTTGATTTTAACCACTGCCAAAGGTGAGCCACGCCTAATGACTTATGAATCATTAGCCGATGGTGGATTTGCCACAGGAACGATGCTTGGTTCGGGCGGATTTATTGTTTTGGATGAGACCGCGAGCATTGTAGAAAATCTCTATACGTTTGCGCGCTTCTATCACCACGAGTCCTGTGGACAATGCAGTCCATGCCGCGAAGGCACAGGCTGGATGGAAAAAATTCTTCATCGCCTGCAAAATGGTCATGGCAAGAAAGAAGACATTGATATTTTGGTTGACGTTGCCAAGAAAATAGAAGGTAATACGATTTGCCCGCTGGGTGATGCAGCTGCATGGCCTGTGGCAAGTGCAGTGCGACATTTCAGAAAGGAATTTGAAGAAGCAGCTTTAGTGCACGCACATAAAGAGTTAGTAGCATAATTTGAAACGAACATGGCTAAACTGACGATAGACGGAATTGAAGTAGAAGTACCAGATGGCACTACTATCCTTAATGCTGCAAGGCAAATAGGTGGTGAAGTTGTACCACCTGCGATGTGCTACTATTCTTCGCTGAAAGAAACAGGAGGTAAATGTCGTGTTTGTTTGGTTAAAGTGGCGCAAGGTTCAGGCAAGGATCCTCGCCCGATGCCTAAGTTAGTTGCTTCTTGCCGCACACCTGTCGCTGACGGAATGGTAGTACAAAACATTACTTCGCCTGAAGTATTGGAGGCTCGCAAAGGTGTTGTGGAATTCCTGTTACTCAACCACCCATTGGATTGCCCGATTTGCGACCAGGCAGGTGAGTGCGATTTGCAAAACCTGGCTTACGAGCATGGTGCTGCACATACTCGTTACGAAGAAGACCGTAGAACATTTGATAAGATCGATATTGGCGACAAGATCAAATTACACATGACGCGTTGCATCTTGTGTTATCGCTGTACCTATGTGGCCAATCAACTTACAGATAATCGCGTTCATGGTGTACTTGGCCGTGGTGACAAATCTGAGATTAGCACTTACATTGAAAAAGCTATTGACAACGATTTCTCAGGCAACATGATCGATGTTTGCCCTGTGGGTGCATTAACAGATAAGACTTTCCGTTTCAAGAGCCGTGTGTGGTTCACCAAGCCGATGGACGCGCATCGCGATTGTCCTAAATGTTCTGGTAAAGTAGTGCTTTGGATGAAAGGCGAGGAAGTCCTTCGGGTGTCAGCTCGTAAAGACCAATACGGAGAAGTAAAAGAATATATTTGCAACGAATGCCGCTACGACCACAAGAACGTAAAAGATTGGACAGTGGAAGGACCCCGGCATATTGATCACCACTCCGTGATTTCACAAAATCATTATGAGAAGATCGATTTGCAAAAACTGAAGAAAGAAGTAGAGCGGCAGTTGGTTTTCCAAAAAGGGAAGCAGTTGCCTGAACCTAACAACGCACTGAACGGATGATCGCTTTTCTCTCATACAAAGCACTGCTCGTGCTCATCATTTTTACGATCACCCTGGCGGTCGCGGCTTATTCAACTTATGCGGAACGAAAGGTCGCAGCTTTCTTGCAAGATCGTATCGGACCGAACAGAGCTGGTCCGTTTGGTCTGCTCCAACCCCTGGCTGATGGAGCAAAATTCTTTTTTAAAGAAGAAATTATTCCTGACGTTTCAAATAAGACACTTTTTATCATCGGCCCAAGTATCGCGATGCTTACTGCGTTAATGGCAGGCGTTGTGGTGCCATGGGGAAATACACTTTGGATAGGAGGAAAAGAATACTTGCTTCAAATAGCGGACCTCAATGTCGGAATTCTTTATGTTTTCGGTGTGGTGTCCATCGGTGTTTATGGAATCATGATCGGTGGATGGTCATCGAACAACAAATTCTCATTGTTGGGGGCGATTCGCGCTTCTGCGCAAATGATCAGCTACGAGATTGCCATGGGCCTTGCAATCATTGCTTTGATATTGATGACCGGAACGCTAAGCCTTCGGGAAATCAGCCTTCAGCAGGCGGGCGGAATCGGAAGCGACTGGAATTTCTGGAACATCGTATACCAGCCCGTTGGTTTTTTGATTTTCATAATCTGTGCATTCGCTGAATGCAACCGTACCCCTTTCGACTTGCCTGAATGCGAAACCGAGTTGGTGGGTGGCTATCACACGGAGTACAGCAGTATGAAACTCGGACTTTATTTGTTTTCGGAGTACATCAATATGTTTATTTCCGCGGCTGTGATGTCAACGCTTTACTTTGGAGGGTTTAATTTTCCTTTCATGAATGACATTGGCCTGAGTTCAAATTGGATCACAGTGATTGGTACTGCAGTATTCTTTGGAAAGATTGTGTTCTTCATTTTCTTCTTCATGTGGATTCGCTGGACGATCCCACGGTTTCGCTATGATCAGTTGATGAACCTGGGTTGGAGGATTATGATACCGTTGGCCATAGCCAATATTGCACTGTCCGGACTTATTTCTTTGTTTGTACATCGTTAATGATTGACTTTAATTTGCGACCTGAATGCTAACGAACCGATCAAAAGTTGTAGTAAAAAAGGAAATGAATTTCTGGGAGAGGATTTATCTCCCGGCGATTCTGGGTGGCACTATCATTACGATCAAGCACTTATTCAAGAAAAAAGCTACTGTCAAATTTCCTGAAGTAAAAAGAGAGATCAGCGAGGTGTGGCGAGGTCAGCATGTATTGAAACGTGATGAGAAAGGAGCAGAGCGTTGTACAGCCTGCGGGCTATGTGCAGTAGCTTGCCCGGCAGAGGCGATTACGATGACGGCTGCCGAACGGAAAAAAGGGGAAGAGAATTTGTACCGTGAAGAAAAATATGCGTCTGTGTATGAAATCAATATGCTGCGCTGCATTTTCTGTGGATTGTGCGAGGAGGCTTGCCCGAAGGAAGCGATTTTCCTAACGGACCGGCTCGTGACTACCGATTATGGACGCAAGGGATTTATTTATGGAAAAGACAAGTTGGTAGAGGCTGTAGACAAAAGAATAGATGTAACAAAAAGACAAACTCCCGAAGTGCTGGAGTTCAAAAAGCATAAACTACTTAGCCACAACCGATAGACCGTGACGCTCTACTTATTTTATTTTCTATCATTCGTTGCCATCTTTTCAGCACTGCTGGTGGTATTTTCTAAAAACCCCGTTTATAGCGTGCTGTACCTGATTATTACTTTCTTCGCGATTGCGGGGCATTATGTTTTGCTTGACGCACAGTTCCTGGCCGCAGTTCACGTGATTGTCTATGCAGGGGCAATTATGGTCTTATTCCTTTACGTCATTATGTTGCTGAACCTGAACACGGATAGCGAGCCTCACAAAAGCAACCTGGTGAAAATTACGGCAGTGGTTTGCGCAGGATTGATGATGGTTGTACTTGTAGGCACATTGCGTGGTGCATCACAAGTTGCTCCGTTAGAAGCTCAGAATATTGGACTTGTCAAAAACCTGGGAAAAGTATTGTTTACCGAGTTCCTGCTTCCGTTTGAAATTTCTTCGATCCTCCTGTTGGCAGCGATGGTAGGAGTGGTGATGGTCGGGAAGTTGGATCACAAGAATAATAATTAAAAAATTGAACAATAGAATTTAAGGGCCTTGAATATACCAATTGAATATTACATCTGGCTGAGTGCCGTACTCTTCTCGATCGGGGTGCTTGGTGTACTCTACAGGAGAAATGCGATTATCATTTTTGCCTGCATTGAGTTGATGTTGAATGCCGTGAACCTGTTGATGGTCGCGTTTTCAAGCAAGCTTCACGATGCAAATGGCCAGGTCTTTGTGTTCTTCATTATGGCCGTGGCTGCAGCAGAAGTAGCCGTAGGTTTAGCTATACTGGTTATGATGTATAGAAAAACGAAGTCTGTTGATATAGATATTCTGAACCGCTTGAAAGGATGAGTATTGGTGCAATGATATGTTTGATTCCGATCCTGCCATTGCTGGGATTTGTACTTATTTCGCTGACTGGCAAGAGGCTGGTAAAGGGATTTGCCGCACTAATCGGATGTACTTCGGTCTTCGCTGCCTTCGCATTTTCGATAGTGCTCTTTATTAAGTTACTGAACGGTTCTGGCCCGCTTACCGGCACAATGTTTAACTGGATCAGTGCAGGTAACTTCAGCGCCAGCATCAGCTTCCTGGTTGATCCGCTTTCATCATTG
Proteins encoded in this window:
- the nuoE_2 gene encoding NADH dehydrogenase subunit E gives rise to the protein MIEFSKEAKAKADQIIGRYPQGKQKSAMLPLLHLAQSEFDGWLSPEVMDYVASLMAVKPIEVYEVATFYSMFNTKPVGKCLLEVCQTSSCWLRGSNEIVDHIRRKLNIEVGETSADGMFTLKTVECLGSCGTAPMLQCGADFHENLTVEKVDALIDELKNKKERSSYLKSLVLNS
- the nuoF gene encoding NADH-quinone oxidoreductase subunit F — encoded protein: MGRKLLLEHINEPGIQTFEVYRKKGGYSSVEKALKTMKPDDVTEEVKKSGLRGRGGAGFPAGMKWSFIDKKSEKPRYLVCNADESEPGTFKDRYLMEKIPHILIEGMITSSYALGAKTSYIYIRGEYMYIVRILEKAIEEAYANGFLGKNILGTDYSLDLYVHPGAGAYICGEETALLESLEGKRGNPRLKPPFPAIAGLYACPTVVNNVETIAAVVPIINMGGDEYSKIGVGKSTGTKLISASGHINKPGVYEIELGLPVEEFIFSEEYCGGIWKDRRMKAVVAGGSSVPILPANLILTTAKGEPRLMTYESLADGGFATGTMLGSGGFIVLDETASIVENLYTFARFYHHESCGQCSPCREGTGWMEKILHRLQNGHGKKEDIDILVDVAKKIEGNTICPLGDAAAWPVASAVRHFRKEFEEAALVHAHKELVA
- the nuoG_2 gene encoding NADH dehydrogenase subunit G, which codes for MAKLTIDGIEVEVPDGTTILNAARQIGGEVVPPAMCYYSSLKETGGKCRVCLVKVAQGSGKDPRPMPKLVASCRTPVADGMVVQNITSPEVLEARKGVVEFLLLNHPLDCPICDQAGECDLQNLAYEHGAAHTRYEEDRRTFDKIDIGDKIKLHMTRCILCYRCTYVANQLTDNRVHGVLGRGDKSEISTYIEKAIDNDFSGNMIDVCPVGALTDKTFRFKSRVWFTKPMDAHRDCPKCSGKVVLWMKGEEVLRVSARKDQYGEVKEYICNECRYDHKNVKDWTVEGPRHIDHHSVISQNHYEKIDLQKLKKEVERQLVFQKGKQLPEPNNALNG
- the nuoH_2 gene encoding NADH-quinone oxidoreductase subunit H — encoded protein: MIAFLSYKALLVLIIFTITLAVAAYSTYAERKVAAFLQDRIGPNRAGPFGLLQPLADGAKFFFKEEIIPDVSNKTLFIIGPSIAMLTALMAGVVVPWGNTLWIGGKEYLLQIADLNVGILYVFGVVSIGVYGIMIGGWSSNNKFSLLGAIRASAQMISYEIAMGLAIIALILMTGTLSLREISLQQAGGIGSDWNFWNIVYQPVGFLIFIICAFAECNRTPFDLPECETELVGGYHTEYSSMKLGLYLFSEYINMFISAAVMSTLYFGGFNFPFMNDIGLSSNWITVIGTAVFFGKIVFFIFFFMWIRWTIPRFRYDQLMNLGWRIMIPLAIANIALSGLISLFVHR
- the nuoI_2 gene encoding NADH-quinone oxidoreductase subunit I produces the protein MLTNRSKVVVKKEMNFWERIYLPAILGGTIITIKHLFKKKATVKFPEVKREISEVWRGQHVLKRDEKGAERCTACGLCAVACPAEAITMTAAERKKGEENLYREEKYASVYEINMLRCIFCGLCEEACPKEAIFLTDRLVTTDYGRKGFIYGKDKLVEAVDKRIDVTKRQTPEVLEFKKHKLLSHNR
- the nuoJ_2 gene encoding NADH dehydrogenase subunit J, whose product is MTLYLFYFLSFVAIFSALLVVFSKNPVYSVLYLIITFFAIAGHYVLLDAQFLAAVHVIVYAGAIMVLFLYVIMLLNLNTDSEPHKSNLVKITAVVCAGLMMVVLVGTLRGASQVAPLEAQNIGLVKNLGKVLFTEFLLPFEISSILLLAAMVGVVMVGKLDHKNNN
- the nuoK_2 gene encoding NADH-quinone oxidoreductase subunit K; its protein translation is MNIPIEYYIWLSAVLFSIGVLGVLYRRNAIIIFACIELMLNAVNLLMVAFSSKLHDANGQVFVFFIMAVAAAEVAVGLAILVMMYRKTKSVDIDILNRLKG